In a single window of the Candidatus Celerinatantimonas neptuna genome:
- the cheV_1 gene encoding Chemotaxis protein CheV → MAGILDSVNQRTQLVGQNRLELLLFRLNGSQRYGINVFKVKEVLQCPPLTELPKLNPVIRGVAHIRGQTISIIDLSRATGGAPIQDLSKAFVIIAEYNRSVQGFLVGSVERIINMNWENILPPPQGAGKFSYLTAVTEVDKELVSILDVEKILDEISPAPTEVSEEILKEAPASIADKRILVADDSSVARNQVKRAVSALGIEIDLCKDGREALDLLKEKAKEGPIKDTYALIISDIEMPEMDGYTLTAEIRSNPDLKDLKVILHTSLSGVFNQAMVDKVGANAFIAKFNPDELANAVRESIE, encoded by the coding sequence ATGGCGGGAATTCTTGATTCGGTAAACCAACGTACGCAGTTGGTCGGGCAGAACCGATTAGAGTTGTTACTGTTTCGGTTAAATGGTTCACAACGATATGGTATTAACGTATTTAAGGTTAAGGAAGTCCTGCAGTGTCCACCATTAACTGAATTACCCAAGTTAAATCCGGTGATTCGGGGGGTTGCGCATATTCGAGGACAAACTATTTCAATTATTGATCTGAGTCGGGCAACCGGTGGTGCTCCGATTCAGGATTTAAGTAAAGCCTTTGTGATTATTGCTGAATATAACCGTTCGGTTCAAGGATTTTTGGTCGGTTCAGTGGAACGAATCATTAATATGAACTGGGAAAATATTTTGCCGCCTCCTCAGGGAGCTGGAAAATTTAGTTATCTGACGGCTGTGACTGAAGTTGATAAAGAATTAGTTTCTATTCTTGATGTAGAGAAAATTCTTGATGAAATTTCTCCGGCGCCAACAGAAGTAAGTGAGGAAATTCTTAAAGAGGCTCCAGCTTCAATTGCTGATAAGCGAATATTGGTTGCCGATGATTCGTCTGTTGCCCGTAATCAGGTTAAAAGAGCTGTTTCTGCTTTGGGGATAGAAATTGACTTGTGTAAAGATGGCCGTGAAGCGTTAGACCTTCTGAAGGAGAAAGCTAAAGAAGGACCGATTAAGGACACATATGCATTGATTATCTCAGATATTGAAATGCCCGAAATGGACGGTTATACATTAACTGCTGAAATTCGTTCCAATCCTGATTTGAAAGACTTAAAGGTTATTCTTCATACGTCACTCAGTGGTGTATTTAACCAGGCGATGGTTGATAAAGTTGGCGCAAACGCATTTATCGCTAAATTTAATCCGGACGAATTGGCGAATGCCGTACGTGAATCTATAGAATAA
- the flgB gene encoding Flagellar basal body rod protein FlgB, with the protein MSITFDKAFGVHQYTLGVRSRRAEILASNIANADTPNYKARDINFKKALEEAMNGHDFRLSRTNKRHIAGMADFDPAIGYRIPDQPDTGDGNTVDMQTEKTLFMENGMRYEASLNFLNSKVRSLKKSITGQ; encoded by the coding sequence ATGAGCATTACATTTGATAAAGCATTCGGAGTACACCAGTACACACTGGGTGTTCGCTCTCGTCGAGCCGAAATTTTAGCGAGTAATATTGCCAATGCAGATACCCCAAATTACAAGGCTCGCGATATAAATTTTAAAAAAGCTTTAGAGGAAGCGATGAATGGGCACGATTTTCGCTTATCTAGAACAAACAAAAGGCATATTGCCGGTATGGCGGATTTTGATCCGGCGATTGGTTACAGAATTCCAGACCAACCAGATACCGGAGATGGCAATACTGTCGATATGCAAACGGAGAAAACGTTATTTATGGAAAACGGGATGCGCTATGAAGCCAGCCTGAATTTTCTGAATAGCAAAGTGCGTAGCCTTAAAAAATCGATTACAGGACAATAA
- the flgF gene encoding Flagellar basal-body rod protein FlgF, with protein sequence MDKFLYISMTGAAQGLNALAVHGNNLANANTTGFKSDFEQARAMQAYGEGLPTRVFAMRENPGQNFAPGALKTTGRDLDIAVANQGWITIQDKNGKQALTRDGNLTISSTGVLQTMTGHPVIGNNNQPIVVPVPVEKININRDGTIEVRPQGAPPDGLEEVNRIKLANPDLKQLRKGTDGLFRLADNAPIVADANVRVIKGALEASNVNPIAEMTQLINLQRNFDMQVKMMRTAEDDDRSITRLLNLRG encoded by the coding sequence ATGGATAAATTTCTTTATATCTCGATGACCGGCGCGGCACAAGGACTGAATGCCTTAGCTGTTCACGGGAATAACCTGGCCAATGCAAATACGACCGGCTTTAAAAGTGATTTTGAGCAGGCTCGGGCGATGCAGGCGTATGGTGAAGGGTTACCGACCCGTGTGTTTGCGATGCGAGAAAATCCTGGACAGAATTTCGCGCCAGGAGCACTGAAAACAACGGGCCGTGATTTGGATATTGCCGTGGCTAATCAGGGCTGGATTACCATTCAGGATAAAAATGGTAAACAGGCTTTGACTCGTGACGGTAACCTGACGATTTCTTCAACCGGTGTATTGCAAACGATGACAGGACATCCGGTTATAGGGAATAACAATCAGCCTATTGTGGTGCCGGTCCCTGTTGAAAAAATCAATATTAATCGTGACGGTACAATTGAAGTTCGCCCACAAGGTGCACCGCCTGACGGTCTTGAGGAAGTGAACCGAATTAAGCTTGCGAACCCTGATTTAAAACAGCTTCGTAAAGGAACGGACGGGTTATTTCGTTTAGCGGATAATGCGCCTATTGTTGCCGATGCCAATGTTAGAGTCATTAAAGGTGCGCTAGAGGCAAGTAACGTTAACCCTATTGCAGAGATGACGCAATTGATTAATTTACAGCGCAATTTTGATATGCAAGTCAAAATGATGAGAACGGCCGAAGATGATGATCGTTCAATCACAAGGCTGCTCAACTTACGTGGTTAA
- the flgG gene encoding Flagellar basal-body rod protein FlgG produces the protein MNPALWISKTGLDAQQTNVSVISNNLANASTVGYKKGRGVFEDLLYQTVNQPGGRSSQNTLTPTGLMLGAGAKVVATQKDFSQGNVKTTNNSFDMMINGKGFFEVQMPDGTMAYTRNGQFALNENGVLVTPGAGYPIQPQIQIPQNAQSMTVSEDGQVSVVLPGQQQPQVVGQIALADFVNPSGLEPKGQNLYVATAASGDAQEGVATEDGLGSIKQGALETSNVNVTAELVNLIEAQRVYEMNSKVISSVDQMLNYATQQL, from the coding sequence ATGAACCCAGCATTATGGATTAGTAAAACCGGGCTTGATGCTCAGCAAACCAATGTTTCAGTGATCTCCAATAACCTGGCGAACGCAAGTACCGTTGGGTACAAAAAAGGACGGGGTGTTTTTGAAGATCTTTTATACCAGACAGTGAATCAGCCCGGAGGGCGATCTTCTCAGAATACTCTGACTCCGACAGGTTTAATGCTGGGGGCTGGGGCTAAGGTGGTTGCAACACAAAAAGATTTCTCACAGGGGAATGTTAAAACGACCAATAATTCCTTCGATATGATGATTAATGGGAAAGGTTTTTTTGAAGTTCAGATGCCAGATGGAACGATGGCCTATACGCGTAATGGCCAGTTCGCATTGAACGAGAATGGTGTATTGGTGACACCGGGGGCTGGGTATCCTATTCAGCCTCAAATCCAGATCCCACAAAATGCCCAAAGTATGACGGTTTCTGAAGATGGTCAGGTAAGTGTTGTGTTACCAGGGCAACAACAACCGCAGGTAGTGGGTCAAATTGCACTTGCTGATTTTGTGAATCCTTCAGGGTTAGAGCCGAAAGGTCAGAACTTGTACGTTGCAACAGCGGCTAGCGGTGATGCACAGGAAGGGGTTGCAACTGAAGATGGCCTTGGATCGATTAAACAAGGTGCATTGGAAACTTCTAATGTGAATGTAACTGCAGAACTTGTTAATTTGATTGAAGCCCAGCGTGTTTATGAAATGAATTCCAAAGTTATTTCAAGTGTGGATCAAATGCTGAATTATGCAACACAACAGTTGTAA
- the flgD gene encoding Basal-body rod modification protein FlgD encodes MAEIKGLDSSIYWPDKAKQAQAKTAKIAHPGDNKKLDQKDFFSLLTQQLAYQDPTKPVDNAQMISQMSSFQTSDGISKLTEEFKNLNSIMNSSAALQASTLVGRSVLVPLNHGMNNGKGIEGVAIAGKGATDVKVSIENSAGELVKALKLGTGKGNMKFSWDGTDQTGAKAPEGKYTIKISAKQGGKNIDIPAATFGHVSSVSLSGNGSKDVKLNLAGLGGFSMKDVLEVGEG; translated from the coding sequence ATGGCAGAAATTAAAGGATTGGATAGCAGCATTTATTGGCCTGATAAGGCTAAACAGGCGCAGGCAAAGACTGCAAAAATTGCACATCCGGGTGATAATAAAAAACTCGATCAAAAAGATTTTTTCTCTTTGTTGACGCAGCAGCTCGCTTATCAGGATCCGACAAAGCCTGTTGATAATGCCCAAATGATCTCTCAGATGTCTTCGTTTCAGACATCAGATGGTATTTCCAAACTGACAGAAGAATTTAAAAACCTAAATAGTATTATGAATTCGTCTGCAGCCCTTCAGGCTTCGACATTGGTGGGGCGTTCGGTTTTGGTTCCTTTAAACCATGGTATGAATAATGGTAAAGGTATCGAAGGTGTAGCCATCGCGGGCAAAGGTGCGACAGATGTTAAAGTGAGCATCGAAAATTCGGCTGGCGAGCTGGTTAAAGCCCTGAAATTAGGTACCGGAAAAGGGAACATGAAATTTTCCTGGGATGGGACCGATCAAACCGGGGCGAAGGCACCAGAAGGAAAGTACACGATAAAAATTAGTGCCAAACAAGGTGGTAAAAATATCGATATTCCTGCCGCGACATTCGGGCATGTCAGTAGTGTCAGCTTGTCAGGTAATGGTTCAAAAGATGTGAAATTGAATCTTGCCGGGCTTGGTGGATTTAGTATGAAAGACGTGCTTGAAGTCGGTGAAGGCTAG
- the flgI gene encoding Flagellar P-ring protein: MITKQLKVFTIISGLLFTLSAQASRIKDVADIAGVRNNQLVGYGLVVGLPGTGESGNAFADQSFETMLRNFGIKVPANTSLKIKNTAAVAVQAILPPFAKPGQTIDVTVSAIGQAKSLRGGSLIQTFLKGANGKVYAIAQGSLIVGGFGAQGADGSKIIANTPTVGRIPNGAIVEQSIRSPFDQGDFITFNLKQPDFTSAKRLADAINRVVGPNTAEPVDATSVKVYAPRNPAQRVDYISTLENIQFKPADESAKIIVNSRTGTIVIGKDVRLLPAAITSGGLTVKITENPKVSQPNPLAQGNTVTTQNSKIEVDKGSGRMFKFQSGASLDDLVQAVNRVGVAPGDLVSILEALKQAGAIQGDLIVI, encoded by the coding sequence GTGATTACGAAGCAGCTTAAAGTATTTACGATTATCAGTGGTCTGTTATTTACGTTAAGTGCTCAGGCCTCCCGAATCAAAGATGTCGCAGATATTGCCGGAGTCCGGAATAACCAGTTGGTTGGCTATGGCCTTGTTGTCGGTTTACCAGGGACAGGCGAATCGGGGAACGCTTTTGCGGATCAATCGTTTGAAACAATGCTACGAAACTTTGGCATAAAAGTGCCAGCGAATACCAGCCTTAAAATTAAGAATACGGCAGCTGTAGCCGTCCAGGCTATTCTTCCCCCATTTGCAAAGCCCGGACAGACAATCGATGTGACTGTATCTGCCATTGGTCAGGCAAAGAGTTTACGGGGCGGGAGCCTGATACAAACTTTCCTTAAAGGGGCGAATGGCAAAGTATATGCGATTGCACAAGGGAGTTTAATCGTAGGCGGCTTTGGTGCCCAGGGAGCTGATGGGTCTAAAATTATTGCTAACACTCCGACCGTGGGAAGGATACCCAATGGAGCGATTGTCGAACAGTCTATTCGTTCTCCTTTTGACCAGGGTGACTTTATTACATTTAATTTGAAACAACCCGATTTTACATCGGCGAAACGTTTAGCTGATGCGATTAATCGTGTTGTCGGCCCCAATACAGCAGAGCCTGTTGATGCAACGTCCGTTAAGGTTTATGCGCCAAGGAACCCTGCTCAACGAGTTGATTATATTTCTACATTAGAGAACATTCAGTTCAAACCCGCTGATGAGTCGGCCAAAATTATTGTGAACTCACGTACCGGAACCATTGTTATCGGTAAAGATGTCAGATTATTACCTGCGGCGATCACCTCGGGTGGATTAACTGTCAAAATCACAGAAAATCCGAAAGTTTCTCAGCCGAACCCCCTGGCTCAGGGAAACACTGTGACGACCCAGAATTCGAAAATTGAAGTCGATAAAGGCAGTGGCCGGATGTTTAAATTCCAGTCAGGAGCTTCTCTTGATGATTTAGTGCAGGCGGTGAATAGGGTTGGTGTTGCACCAGGTGATTTGGTGTCGATACTGGAAGCATTAAAGCAGGCGGGAGCCATTCAGGGCGACTTAATCGTTATTTAA
- the flgC gene encoding Flagellar basal-body rod protein FlgC codes for MSLFNVFDVSGSGLKAQSIRLNTTASNLANADSVSSNFNDTYRARKPVFAAVLDQTTNQDPSAVKVAVKGIVESDAPLRREYNPNSPFANKDGYVFKPNVNVMEEMADMISASRSYQTNVQVADAAKQMLNSTLSLGKS; via the coding sequence ATGAGTTTATTTAATGTCTTTGATGTATCGGGTTCTGGTTTAAAAGCGCAATCAATCCGTTTGAATACGACAGCAAGTAACTTGGCAAACGCTGATAGTGTGTCATCAAATTTTAATGATACATACCGTGCTAGAAAACCTGTATTTGCAGCTGTATTGGATCAAACAACTAATCAAGATCCATCTGCGGTGAAAGTGGCAGTAAAAGGGATTGTCGAAAGTGATGCACCTTTGAGACGAGAATATAACCCGAATAGCCCGTTCGCTAATAAAGATGGATATGTATTTAAGCCAAATGTAAATGTAATGGAAGAAATGGCTGATATGATTAGTGCTTCTCGTTCCTATCAGACGAATGTACAGGTAGCTGATGCCGCTAAACAAATGCTTAATTCGACATTAAGTTTAGGTAAAAGTTAG
- the xthA gene encoding Exodeoxyribonuclease III gives MMKIVSFNINGLRARLHQLEALIEKHHPDVIGLQEIKVHDDAFPLEAVEALGYHVYFHGQKAHYGVATLTKNEAMDIEKGLPWDENDAQRRMIITTVKDATGKPIKIFNGYFPQGENREHETKFPAKRRFYADLTRYLKESHSPEQDIIVLGDINISPTDLDIGIGDTNAKRWLRTGKCSFLPEEREWLADLLNWGLTDTYRALNPEQSGRYSWFDYRSRGFDDNRGLRIDAIMATPGLASRAIESDIDYPLRAIEKPSDHAPIWTLFND, from the coding sequence ATGATGAAAATCGTCTCTTTTAATATTAACGGATTACGTGCCAGGCTCCACCAATTGGAGGCTCTGATTGAAAAACATCATCCGGATGTGATCGGTCTTCAGGAAATCAAAGTACACGACGACGCATTTCCTCTAGAAGCGGTTGAAGCACTCGGATATCACGTTTATTTTCATGGACAAAAAGCCCATTATGGCGTTGCTACATTAACCAAAAATGAAGCGATGGATATCGAAAAGGGACTCCCATGGGATGAAAACGATGCCCAGCGAAGAATGATTATCACAACTGTAAAAGACGCAACCGGAAAACCGATAAAAATCTTCAATGGTTACTTCCCTCAGGGAGAAAACCGAGAACACGAAACTAAATTTCCAGCTAAACGCCGATTTTATGCAGACTTAACCCGATACCTGAAAGAATCCCACTCACCGGAACAAGACATTATCGTTCTTGGAGATATCAATATTTCTCCAACAGATTTAGATATTGGTATTGGTGATACAAATGCTAAACGCTGGCTTCGTACCGGAAAATGCAGCTTCTTACCAGAAGAAAGAGAATGGCTGGCGGACTTGTTAAATTGGGGATTGACAGATACCTACCGGGCACTAAATCCTGAACAAAGTGGGCGCTATAGCTGGTTTGACTATCGCTCCAGAGGATTTGACGATAATAGAGGCCTTCGGATAGACGCGATCATGGCAACGCCTGGCTTAGCCAGCAGGGCCATCGAAAGCGACATCGATTATCCTTTACGGGCCATTGAAAAGCCCTCGGATCACGCGCCAATCTGGACACTCTTTAACGACTAA
- the cheR1 gene encoding Chemotaxis protein methyltransferase 1, producing MKELSDELYSQFSSFLEQQCGIVLGNNKQYLVKSRLSPLVQKYQSGSLSELIRQAMSLRERDIRAAVVDAMTTNETLWFRDSYPFQLLSERLLPELAQQRRAVKIWSAACSSGQESYSISMIVQEFQKRRPGSLSNVQIIGTDISPSMLEHCKKGEYDALALARGLSAERKRQFFEDIGQGRFRIKDVVRKNVSFRPLNLLDSYALLGKFDIIFCRNVLIYFSADLKSKILNQFAGALNKDGYLLLGASESLTGLTDRFEMIRCNPGIIYKLK from the coding sequence GTGAAAGAGCTTTCGGATGAACTGTATTCTCAATTTAGCAGCTTTTTAGAGCAGCAATGTGGTATCGTCCTTGGAAATAACAAGCAATATTTAGTCAAAAGCCGGTTGTCTCCGCTGGTTCAAAAGTATCAATCAGGTAGTCTTTCGGAGCTGATTCGACAGGCAATGAGTCTGAGAGAGCGGGATATCAGGGCAGCTGTTGTGGACGCAATGACAACGAACGAAACTCTTTGGTTTCGTGATAGTTATCCGTTTCAGTTGCTAAGTGAGCGTTTACTCCCGGAACTGGCACAGCAGCGGCGAGCGGTTAAAATCTGGTCGGCAGCATGTTCTTCAGGGCAAGAGTCTTATTCTATTTCGATGATCGTTCAGGAGTTTCAAAAGCGCCGTCCGGGGAGTCTCTCGAATGTTCAGATTATTGGAACGGATATTTCTCCATCAATGTTAGAGCATTGTAAAAAAGGCGAATATGATGCATTAGCGTTAGCTAGAGGATTGTCAGCTGAGCGAAAACGACAGTTTTTTGAAGATATAGGCCAGGGGCGCTTTCGGATTAAAGATGTCGTGCGAAAAAATGTCAGTTTTAGACCGCTTAATCTTTTGGATAGTTATGCGTTATTAGGAAAATTTGACATTATTTTTTGCCGTAACGTTTTAATTTATTTTTCGGCTGATTTGAAGTCGAAGATCCTTAATCAATTTGCTGGTGCTTTAAATAAGGATGGTTATTTGCTTTTAGGAGCATCAGAGTCACTAACTGGTTTAACAGATCGTTTTGAGATGATTCGTTGTAATCCAGGAATCATCTATAAATTAAAATAA
- the tolQ_2 gene encoding Tol-Pal system protein TolQ: protein MKYWALLLMIVSCTGWANDMASFKSSAELITQRDQKLNHERQTRFLNNLKHQAQLLKQSESHLKAAQNRQQYLKKKFKQNEKELTQLSQQLRIRSGELGKVFTVLRSESAKFSQHIKQSLVSAERRKRETAFKWINEHRIPSANNLTQLQVLLQQQFIASGQISHFQHTVINTKGQPKHQQVTRLGEFELINGQGQFLQWHPNLNTLQVMPHQPRSANDYISGKTDSVIIDPTQGELLSLQARLPTIEQRIQQGGIIGYIIIALGLLGLIISIYRLCRLSITEHNVARQLSSDATNSSNNPLGRILNRIPDGQHPLEELELYVDEAVSQELPKLEKNHTLVKLFAGVTPLLGLLGTVTGMIETFQSITIFGSGDPKMMASGISQALMTTVLGLIAAIPLLFVHNLLTTKAQRISQILQQQSLALLASRLKNGSRHVSS from the coding sequence ATGAAATATTGGGCATTACTTTTGATGATCGTAAGTTGTACCGGCTGGGCAAATGACATGGCCAGTTTCAAATCAAGTGCAGAGCTTATTACTCAGCGAGATCAGAAGCTCAACCATGAACGCCAAACCCGATTTCTGAATAACCTGAAACATCAGGCGCAATTATTGAAACAAAGTGAATCTCATTTAAAAGCGGCACAAAACAGACAGCAATACCTCAAGAAAAAGTTTAAACAAAATGAAAAAGAATTGACCCAGCTATCTCAACAATTACGTATCCGAAGTGGAGAATTAGGGAAAGTATTCACCGTTTTGCGGAGTGAAAGTGCAAAGTTCAGTCAACACATCAAACAATCATTGGTCAGTGCAGAACGAAGAAAAAGAGAAACAGCATTTAAATGGATTAACGAACACCGCATTCCGTCTGCAAACAATTTGACTCAATTACAAGTTTTACTTCAGCAGCAATTTATAGCATCTGGACAAATTAGTCATTTTCAACACACAGTTATTAATACAAAAGGCCAGCCTAAACATCAGCAAGTCACCCGCTTAGGTGAATTTGAACTGATAAATGGCCAAGGACAATTTCTTCAATGGCATCCAAACCTAAATACGCTACAAGTTATGCCTCATCAGCCCCGTTCGGCAAACGATTACATTTCGGGAAAAACTGACTCCGTTATCATTGATCCGACCCAGGGAGAATTACTATCACTACAAGCCCGGCTCCCAACGATTGAGCAACGCATTCAGCAAGGTGGAATCATCGGCTATATCATTATTGCTTTAGGGCTTCTTGGCCTGATTATTTCTATTTATCGCCTGTGTCGTTTAAGCATCACAGAACACAACGTCGCCCGTCAGTTAAGCTCTGACGCTACAAACAGTAGTAATAACCCACTGGGGCGGATCCTTAATCGAATTCCTGATGGCCAACACCCACTTGAAGAGCTGGAACTTTACGTGGATGAAGCCGTCAGCCAAGAATTACCTAAACTCGAAAAAAATCACACATTGGTCAAATTATTTGCCGGAGTCACACCTTTATTAGGGCTACTGGGCACTGTAACTGGCATGATCGAAACATTTCAGAGTATTACAATCTTTGGCAGTGGCGACCCTAAAATGATGGCAAGCGGAATTTCTCAGGCATTAATGACCACTGTTCTCGGACTAATCGCCGCTATTCCACTTCTGTTCGTGCATAATTTACTGACAACAAAGGCCCAACGGATTAGCCAGATACTCCAACAGCAATCATTGGCTCTATTAGCCAGTCGATTAAAGAATGGTTCACGACATGTTTCATCTTAG
- the flgJ gene encoding Peptidoglycan hydrolase FlgJ, translating into MDLNTQLIGSTSVPENYNDLSQLNVLRQEAEKHPHKALKKVARQFEAIFMQMLLKEMRKANNAFESPDSPMNNRYVKNYQQMYDKQLALDLSNNGSLGLSKLIVQQFAPDVANITPASQLRAYGRANQFHLKPSHNIKKSLQELHPESVGKKVADKKMLTMDVRRFYGDNVQKGPVTRAAPATKRQQFASEQAFIQKVLPLAKKIAAPAGIAPIAVVAQAALETGWGSRVIAHGNGASTHNLFGIKAGQRWQGDKARVKTLEYEQGIAQPKHENFRSYSSFDDSVKDYVALLHHPRYQQALENGHDPVKFAQALQKAGYATDPRYADKIKQILDSGVLNKFSD; encoded by the coding sequence ATGGATCTGAATACACAATTAATAGGTTCGACTTCGGTTCCTGAAAATTACAATGATTTGTCGCAGTTAAATGTTCTTCGTCAGGAAGCTGAAAAGCATCCGCATAAAGCGCTGAAAAAGGTTGCAAGACAATTTGAAGCGATCTTTATGCAAATGTTGTTGAAGGAAATGCGCAAAGCTAATAATGCGTTTGAGAGCCCTGATTCTCCAATGAATAATCGCTATGTGAAGAATTATCAGCAAATGTATGATAAACAGCTGGCGTTGGATCTTTCTAATAATGGCTCTTTAGGGTTATCCAAGTTGATTGTTCAGCAGTTTGCGCCGGATGTCGCGAATATCACGCCAGCAAGCCAGCTTCGTGCATATGGGCGGGCAAATCAGTTTCATCTTAAACCTTCACATAATATAAAAAAATCGCTTCAAGAGCTTCATCCTGAAAGTGTTGGCAAGAAAGTTGCTGATAAAAAGATGTTAACGATGGATGTTCGCAGGTTTTATGGCGATAACGTGCAAAAGGGCCCTGTAACAAGGGCTGCTCCGGCAACGAAACGGCAGCAGTTTGCCTCTGAACAAGCGTTTATCCAGAAAGTTTTGCCTCTGGCGAAAAAGATTGCAGCTCCGGCAGGGATCGCGCCGATAGCCGTTGTGGCTCAGGCCGCTTTGGAAACGGGGTGGGGTTCTCGGGTTATTGCTCATGGAAATGGTGCCAGCACTCATAATTTGTTTGGCATTAAAGCCGGGCAGCGCTGGCAGGGTGATAAGGCCCGGGTTAAGACGCTGGAATATGAGCAGGGAATTGCGCAGCCTAAGCATGAAAACTTTCGGTCCTATTCATCGTTTGACGATAGCGTCAAAGATTATGTGGCCTTGCTGCATCATCCACGTTATCAACAGGCCCTGGAAAATGGACATGACCCTGTGAAATTTGCACAGGCATTGCAAAAAGCCGGGTATGCAACAGACCCTCGTTATGCAGACAAGATTAAACAGATCTTAGATAGCGGGGTGCTAAATAAGTTTAGTGATTGA
- the flgE gene encoding Flagellar hook protein FlgE → MSFGIALSGINASQKDLDTTSNNIANVDTTGFKESRAEFADVYANSLFSNAKTSTGNGAKTVAVAQQFHQGSLKFTQNSLDLAITGEGFFVTSENKDGLTHQFTRAGAFKLNSNNYIVTADGNYLQGYNVNSDGTPSAVSMASTTPIQLNSEVGSPTMTGNVDMSFNLPNTAAGKDPTLFNPDDSSTYTSSTSATIYDSLGGSHVAQSYFLKVQGQPNTWQQRIYVDGKALGQPQTLKFDNTGSLVSPSPATFTTPALSTLGGIWDSSTGSVDPTQTLTFKIDGSTQFSSAFEVNKLKQDGSTVGKLTGIDIAANGLVKASYSNGVTRFVSKVALAKFNNPQGLSQIGDTSWQQTQDSGEAIAGEPNKGTFGKVNSSALEQSNVNLTNQLVDLISAQRNFQANSRALEVGSTLQQTIIQIR, encoded by the coding sequence ATGTCATTTGGTATCGCCCTGAGCGGGATTAACGCATCACAAAAGGATCTGGATACAACGTCGAATAACATTGCGAACGTTGATACAACCGGTTTCAAGGAATCACGTGCTGAATTTGCCGATGTCTATGCAAATTCACTTTTCTCTAACGCAAAAACATCGACTGGGAACGGTGCGAAAACAGTTGCTGTTGCTCAGCAGTTTCATCAGGGGTCATTGAAATTCACGCAGAATTCTCTGGACCTGGCGATTACCGGTGAGGGCTTTTTTGTTACGTCTGAAAATAAAGATGGGCTGACTCACCAGTTTACCCGGGCCGGGGCGTTTAAGTTGAATAGCAATAATTATATTGTGACGGCTGATGGTAATTATCTGCAGGGATATAATGTCAATTCAGATGGTACGCCTTCTGCTGTTAGTATGGCATCGACAACGCCAATTCAGCTTAATAGTGAAGTAGGTTCTCCGACGATGACCGGCAATGTCGATATGTCATTTAACTTACCGAATACGGCTGCCGGTAAAGATCCGACATTATTTAATCCAGATGACTCTTCGACTTATACATCTTCGACCTCTGCGACAATTTATGACTCGTTAGGTGGGTCGCATGTTGCTCAATCCTATTTCTTAAAAGTACAGGGTCAGCCAAATACCTGGCAACAGCGTATTTATGTGGATGGAAAAGCATTAGGTCAGCCTCAGACGTTGAAATTTGATAATACCGGTTCTCTGGTATCTCCATCTCCGGCAACATTTACAACTCCGGCATTAAGTACACTTGGTGGCATATGGGATTCGTCGACAGGATCTGTTGATCCGACTCAAACATTAACCTTCAAAATTGATGGTTCGACCCAGTTCTCGTCAGCATTTGAAGTGAACAAACTCAAACAGGATGGTTCGACTGTCGGTAAATTGACAGGGATCGATATTGCTGCAAATGGGTTAGTGAAGGCTTCGTATAGTAATGGTGTGACTCGATTCGTATCCAAAGTGGCACTTGCTAAATTTAATAACCCGCAAGGTCTTAGTCAGATTGGCGATACGTCATGGCAGCAAACTCAAGATTCAGGTGAAGCGATAGCGGGTGAACCTAATAAAGGTACATTTGGTAAGGTTAATTCATCAGCATTGGAACAATCTAATGTGAATTTGACTAATCAGTTGGTTGATCTTATCTCTGCGCAACGTAATTTCCAGGCTAACTCCCGTGCATTAGAGGTTGGTAGTACCTTGCAGCAGACCATTATTCAGATTCGTTAA